ACCACCAAAATCAGGAAGACGACGTGCCAAAAGCCGCCCTTCCCGCCGACCGCCTTCAGAAACAGCGGGTCAATGCTTTCCAAAACCAGCGGGCGGTAAATAATCGCCAATGCCGTTACCGTAACGCTTGCCGAGGCGGCAATCAGTTGCAGCGCGGGAATATCCACCGACAAGACCGACCCGAACAAGAGATGCAGCAAATCGACGCTGCTGCCGTTTTTACTGACCAAAACCACGCCGATTGCCAGACTGCTCAGGTAAAAGGCGGCAAAGTTGGCATCTTCCTTCAACGATGTAAAACGGCTCGCCAAACCCGCCAACAGCGCCATCAGCAAGCCTGCCGCAAACCCGCCGACGCTCATTGCCGGCAGACTCAGCCCGGCAAACATATAGCCGATTGCCGCACCGGGCAGGACGGCATGACTCAAAGCATCGCCCACCAGGCTCATGCGCCGCATGACCAGGAACACGCCGACCGGAGCGGCACTCAAAGCCAGACAGAATACCGACGCAAGCGCATAGCGCATAAAGTCGAATTCCGCAAAAGGGGAAATCAGCAAATCGTATAAATTCATGGTATCCGGTAAATAAGGGAAAACTTCTGAAAATGGGAAACGTCGTCTGAAAATCCTTCGCCGCATCTTTCAGACGACGTACTGCCTTACGAGGGGGCGGCGCAAACTATACGTCGCACCAGTCCTCCGACTCCTGCCGCTGCATCAGCATATTCGCGCGGGCAAGGTTTTCATCGGTCAGGACGGACGGCGTCCTGCCCGCCGCAACCTTTTCCCGGGCCAGCAACAGCGTGTCCGAAAAATAATCGCGTACCTGCGCATAATCGTGCAACACCGCGATAATTGCCTGCCCTTCCTCATTGCATTGGCGCAATACGTCCAAAAGCGCGTAAGTCGTGCGCGCATCGACGGCGTTGAAAGGTTCGTCCAAAAGCAGGAATTTTGCCCCCTGCGCCAGCATACGCGCAAATAAAACGCGCTGAAACTGGCCGTTGGACAAATGCGCGATCTGCCTGTCGGCAAAATCCCGCATACCGACGCGCGCAAGCGCATCCAAAACGCGGGTACGCTGCGCCGCGTCAACCCGTCCGAAAAAGCCGATTTCGTACCACAAACCCATCGCCGCCAGTTCGAAAACCGTCATCGGCTGGCCGCGGTCGATGTCCGACTGCTGCGGCAGATAGGCGATGTCTTTGCGTTGCAGGTTTTGCAGGAGGACGCGTCCCGTATCGACTTGCTGCAAACCCATGACCGCTTTTAAAAAAGTTGATTTGCCCGCCCCGTTCGGCCCGCAGACCGCCCACATCGAATGCTCGGCAAATTCGATGCCGACATGGTGTACGGCAGGCCGTGTCCGGTAGCTGACCGTCAGATTTTCAACAACGATACTCATGCAACCGCCCAAAAATACACGCCCCAAACCGCCGCCAAAGCGAAAAGCGCAATCAGCAGGCGTTGGAACAATCCGGTGAGTAAAATGGAATTCATAACAATATCGAAAATTAAAGACGATGTGTTCAAAATGAAACAAAAGTAAGGATGATACTTTATAACATTATGATTGTAAACATAAAGGCAGTATCCGGATATAGGCACGATTTTTGTGGACAAGGCATCTGCCGTTTTCAGACGACTTTTTTCAAAGCCGGCGCAGGCGGTTTGCCCGTATAAGCAGCGTGTGCCTTGCCCATGAAGAAACGACCCGGCTTATCGTCCGATTCAGGAGTCAGTAGGCCAGATATGAGTATCCAACGTTGCCAACATTCAAACCCTAATTAGGCAATGTGGAAAATTTCAAGCAGTTGTCGGATACAAGTATCCTACCTACATCAGCAAGCAATGAAGCCAATTACAAAAGGTCGTCTGAAAACCGATATTCAGGTTTTCAGACGACCTTTTATGCTTCAAATCCCGCGTTATTGCAGGCTGTGTTCCAGCGAAATGCCTGCCGCCCAGCCGGTTTTGGGGTCTTTACTTTCTTTGACTACGCCTGAGTTGAACGAGAGGGTCGTGCGTTTGGAGAATTTGTATTCGGTGTTGAACGCGAGCTGTTTGTAGTTCTTGCCGGTATCGGAGCGGCCGTAGGCGACGCCGAGTTTGGGGGTGATGTTGCCCATGGTGTAGCCGGCGGTCACTTGGAAATCGCGGGTGTTGGTATTGGTTTTGGTTTCGTCTTCCCAGTGGAATTTGTCGGCAACATTGCGGGCGTACATCATACCGGCGGCGAGGTAGAGATTGTCTTTGTCGTAGCCGACTTTCATGGAATGAACCTGTCTGTCTTTGGTGTCGTCAGGTGAGCCGTTGCGAGCGTACTCCAGCGCGTAGTGGGCGTTGAAGCCGTTGGTCGGGTGTTTGTAGTGCAAGCCTACGCCCGCCATCCAGTCGCTGTTACGTTTCCTGTCTTTGTATTTGTTGGCACCGGGCGCGATTTGGACGCGGTAGTTGAAGCCGTTGTCAAAGGTTTTGGATTCGTAGTTCAGGGCGATTTCACGGCCGCCGAAACGGGTCATGCGCCCCATGGTTTGGGTGTGGTTGTTGCCGTTGAACGCGTCTTGTTCGCCGGTCAGGTAGTGCATGGGGGTACTGAGCCAGCCGGCGCGGACGGTACCGAAATCGCCGCGCAGACCGATATAGGAGTCGTCCGTACTCCAGCCGTTGTAGTCAAAGGCGACGAATGAATTGACACCGTAGATGAGCTTGAGGTCTTTGTCGAGTTTTTCACTGCCCATAATCCAGATGCGGCTGTTGTTGTCGGATATATCGGTAGCGGATTGCCCTTTGCCGTTGCGTTCGTGTTCGATAGAAGTAAATATCCGTCCGCCGATTTTGGCTTCGTTATCGGATGCCAATGCGGGGGCGGCAAGCGGGACGGCAACCGCAATCATTAATAACTTCTTCATTTTCTTCTCCTTTTGCTTGATTTTTCTGAGGCTGCGTTTAAACAGGGTTTTATACTATTTGAGGCGTGCAAAAAAATCAATATTTTTGTAATCACTTGTAACTTTTATTTCAAAAAATGTTTTTTACGGCGTTTTTTTGTGTTATCTTGCAAACCGTTTCCCAAAACAGGCGGATTTTTTCAAATATCCATAGAGAATAAATCTTTTTATCCGCCAAAAATCAGAATATTTCCCTACCATGTAGTCATATGTAGTTTTTTATTTTTTGCAAAACGCAGGATGGAGGGAGAGATAGCGAGAAGAGGAGAAAAAACGTGCTGCCGAACAAACCTTATTCCATATCGGCTTTATCGCTTGCCATAGTGCTTGCACTGTCGGCGTGTCATCGCGAAGTCAAGCCCGCGCCCGAATTCAAGCGCAGCGAATACAATAAAATCGTCATCAGCAACGCGGTCGAACCGAGTACGCTCGACCCGCAAAAAAGCTCGGATATGGCGGCAGGCGCGATTATCCGTCAGATGATGGACGGCTTGGTCGGTACGGATGCCGAAGGCAAAACCATTCCTGCCTTGGCGTTGAAATGGGAGCCGTCGGACGAAGGGCGCGTTTGGACGTTCCACCTGCGCGATGCGAAATGGAGCAACGGCGACCCGATTACCGCCGAAGATTTCGTTTACAGCTTCCGCCGCCTCGCCGATCCCGAAACCGCCGCGCCTTACAGCAGCTATTTGGAAGACGCGAAAATACAGGGTGCGGCGGAAATCCTTCAAGGCAAGGCGAAGCCGGATACTTTGGGCGTCAAGGCTTTGGACAAGAAAACGCTGCAATTCACGCTCACCGCGCCCGTGCCGTATTTCCCCGATATGCTGATTCAGCAGTTCACCTACCCCGTCCACCGCGCCACGGTCGAGAAGTTCGGCGAAAAATGGACGCAGCCGGGCAATTATGTTTCCAGCGGCGCATACATCCTCAAAGAATGGCGTGTCAACAGCCACATCACCATGGATAAAAACCCTGCTTATTACGACAGCAAAAAAGTATCCATCCCGCAGGCGGTGTTCCTCGCCATCGGCAAAGAATACGACCGCTACCGCGCCGACGAAGTGGACGTTACCTACGGCATCCCTTCCGATCAGATTAAGATTGCCGAGAAAGAATTTCCCGGGCAGGTTCGGCGGGCAACTTTGCTGTGTTCTTGGTTTTTAGAGCCGAACTTGGAATCCGCCGAATTTAAAAATCCCAAAGTCCGCCGCGCGCTCAACCTGCTGACCGACCGCGCCATCATTACCAAAGTTGCCGGACGCGGCGACAAGGAGGCGTTCCAGCTTACCCCGCCGAATATGCAGGGCGGCGGCGAGTCTGCCCCCGCATGGAAGCCGCTCAAGCGCGAAGCGCGCATTGCCGAAGCGGAAAAACTCTTGCGCGAAGCGGGTTACAGCGAAGAGAAACCGCTCGAGTTCCAAATCATCTATACCACCAGCGATGCCGCCAAGAAACAGATTACCGCGCTGCAATCCGTTTGGAAGGCGACCGTACCGTTTGTGCGCCCCACGCTGATGAACGAAGAATGGAAAACCTTTTTGGACACCCGTATGCAAGGCAACTTCAGCATGGCGTTTGCGGGCTGGTGTTCCGACTACAACGACCCTGCGGGCATGCTCAATATTTTCAAATCCAACAATCCGAACAACGCCTTCCATTACAAGAATCCCGAATTCGACAAACTGATGAACAGCACGCTCGAAGCGGGCATTTCCGCCGAAGAGCGCGCCCGCCGCTACGTCAGCGCCGAGGCGATGCTGCAACGCGACGACGCCTTTATCCCGCTGTATCACCAAGTCAGCATCAATCTGGTGAAACCCGACATTCAAGGCTACTCCGACCGCGACCCGCTGAAAAACTACACCATCAAAAATTGGTCGTTTGCACCCAAGAAGTGATTTGATAACATAGACACGTTTTTCAGACGACCTCCCTGTACACTAAATTGAAGAGGTCGTTTGAAACCGCGAAACCCTATTGGAGAATCCCGTTCATGAATACCGTATCGAATTACCTGTCCGCATTGCGCGAAGCCATGAAGGCGCAAGGTTTGGACGCACTCGTCATCCCCTCCGCCGACCCCCATCTTTCCGAATACCTGCCCGCACACTGGCAGGCGCGCCGCGAGTTGTCGGGCTTTACCGGCTCGGTCGGCACATTTGTCGTTACCGCCGATGAAGCTGGCGTGTGGGTGGACAGCCGCTATTGGGAACAAGCCACTAAACAGCTTGCGGGCAGCGGCATCGAGTTGCAAAAAAGCGGGCAAGTTCCGCCGTACAACGAATGGCTCGCGGCAAACCTGCCCGAGAACGCCGCCGTCGGCATCCCTTCCGATATGGTGTCGCTCACCGGCAAACGTACTTTGGCGCAATCCCTAGCCGCCAAAAACATCCGCATCGAACACCCCGACGACCTGCTTGACCGCGTATGGAGCAGCCGCCCAGCCATCCCCGCCGAAACCGTGTTCATCCACGACCCCGCCTACGTCTCCGAAACCGCTGCCGAAAAACTCGCCCGCGTGCGTGCCGTCATGGCGGAAAAAGGCGCGGATTACCACTTGGTTTCCTCGCTTGACGACATCGCTTGGCTGACCAACCTGCGCGGCAGCGACGTGCCTTTCAACCCCGTTTTCGTGTCCTTCCTGCTTATCGGCAAAGACAACGCCGTCCTGTTTACCGACCAAGGTCGTCTGAACGCCGAAGCCGCCGCCGCGCTGCAAACCGCCGGCATCACGGTCGAACCTTACGCCCAAGTTGCCGACAAACTCGCGCAAATCGGCGGCACGCTGCTTATCGAGCCGAACAAAACCGCCGTCAGTACGCTCGTGCGCCTGCCCGAAAGCGTGCGCCTGATCGAAGGCATCAACCCGTCCACCTTCTTCAAATCCGTCAAATCCGAAGCCGACATCGCCCACATCCGCGAAGCGATGGAACAAGACGGCGCGGCGTTGTGCGGCTTCTTCGCCGAGTTTGAAGACATCATCGACAACGGCGGCAGCCTGACCGAAATCGACGTGGACACCATGCTCCACCGCTACCGCAGCGCACGTCCGGGCTTCATCTCATTGAGTTTCGACACCATCGCAGGCTTCAACGCCAACGCCGCCCTGCCGCATTACAGCGCAACGCCCGAAAGCCACAGCA
Above is a window of Neisseria mucosa DNA encoding:
- a CDS encoding peptide ABC transporter substrate-binding protein (is involved in the transport of the murein peptide L-alanyl-gamma-D-glutamyl-meso-diaminopimelate), whose translation is MLPNKPYSISALSLAIVLALSACHREVKPAPEFKRSEYNKIVISNAVEPSTLDPQKSSDMAAGAIIRQMMDGLVGTDAEGKTIPALALKWEPSDEGRVWTFHLRDAKWSNGDPITAEDFVYSFRRLADPETAAPYSSYLEDAKIQGAAEILQGKAKPDTLGVKALDKKTLQFTLTAPVPYFPDMLIQQFTYPVHRATVEKFGEKWTQPGNYVSSGAYILKEWRVNSHITMDKNPAYYDSKKVSIPQAVFLAIGKEYDRYRADEVDVTYGIPSDQIKIAEKEFPGQVRRATLLCSWFLEPNLESAEFKNPKVRRALNLLTDRAIITKVAGRGDKEAFQLTPPNMQGGGESAPAWKPLKREARIAEAEKLLREAGYSEEKPLEFQIIYTTSDAAKKQITALQSVWKATVPFVRPTLMNEEWKTFLDTRMQGNFSMAFAGWCSDYNDPAGMLNIFKSNNPNNAFHYKNPEFDKLMNSTLEAGISAEERARRYVSAEAMLQRDDAFIPLYHQVSINLVKPDIQGYSDRDPLKNYTIKNWSFAPKK
- a CDS encoding metal ABC transporter ATP-binding protein; its protein translation is MGRVFLGGCMSIVVENLTVSYRTRPAVHHVGIEFAEHSMWAVCGPNGAGKSTFLKAVMGLQQVDTGRVLLQNLQRKDIAYLPQQSDIDRGQPMTVFELAAMGLWYEIGFFGRVDAAQRTRVLDALARVGMRDFADRQIAHLSNGQFQRVLFARMLAQGAKFLLLDEPFNAVDARTTYALLDVLRQCNEEGQAIIAVLHDYAQVRDYFSDTLLLAREKVAAGRTPSVLTDENLARANMLMQRQESEDWCDV
- a CDS encoding aminopeptidase P family protein, which encodes MNTVSNYLSALREAMKAQGLDALVIPSADPHLSEYLPAHWQARRELSGFTGSVGTFVVTADEAGVWVDSRYWEQATKQLAGSGIELQKSGQVPPYNEWLAANLPENAAVGIPSDMVSLTGKRTLAQSLAAKNIRIEHPDDLLDRVWSSRPAIPAETVFIHDPAYVSETAAEKLARVRAVMAEKGADYHLVSSLDDIAWLTNLRGSDVPFNPVFVSFLLIGKDNAVLFTDQGRLNAEAAAALQTAGITVEPYAQVADKLAQIGGTLLIEPNKTAVSTLVRLPESVRLIEGINPSTFFKSVKSEADIAHIREAMEQDGAALCGFFAEFEDIIDNGGSLTEIDVDTMLHRYRSARPGFISLSFDTIAGFNANAALPHYSATPESHSTISGNGLLLIDSGAQYKGGTTDITRVVPVGTPSAEQKRDNTLVLKAHIALAEAVFPENILSPMIDAICRKPLWQAQCDYGHGTGHGVGYFLNVHEGPQVIACAAVPGPQHAMKKGMVTSIEPGLYRPGKWGIRIENLAANQAVANPQETEFGSFLYFETLTLCPIDTRLMDTALMTDGEIDWVNRYHAEVRRRLEPLTEGAAKAWLIKRTEPLAR
- a CDS encoding porin, which translates into the protein MKKLLMIAVAVPLAAPALASDNEAKIGGRIFTSIEHERNGKGQSATDISDNNSRIWIMGSEKLDKDLKLIYGVNSFVAFDYNGWSTDDSYIGLRGDFGTVRAGWLSTPMHYLTGEQDAFNGNNHTQTMGRMTRFGGREIALNYESKTFDNGFNYRVQIAPGANKYKDRKRNSDWMAGVGLHYKHPTNGFNAHYALEYARNGSPDDTKDRQVHSMKVGYDKDNLYLAAGMMYARNVADKFHWEDETKTNTNTRDFQVTAGYTMGNITPKLGVAYGRSDTGKNYKQLAFNTEYKFSKRTTLSFNSGVVKESKDPKTGWAAGISLEHSLQ
- a CDS encoding metal ABC transporter permease: MNLYDLLISPFAEFDFMRYALASVFCLALSAAPVGVFLVMRRMSLVGDALSHAVLPGAAIGYMFAGLSLPAMSVGGFAAGLLMALLAGLASRFTSLKEDANFAAFYLSSLAIGVVLVSKNGSSVDLLHLLFGSVLSVDIPALQLIAASASVTVTALAIIYRPLVLESIDPLFLKAVGGKGGFWHVVFLILVVMNLVAGFQALGTLMSVGLMMLPSITARLWAKSMGALMALSVFIALVCGFAGLLFSYHVEIPSGPAIILCCGVLYAVSLVFGREGGILGKWFKRRKHKAL